ATTGTTTTAGTTTCAGCAAGGCGTCTTAATTTCATCCAGCTGGCAACTTGCCCAGAACACTTTCCTTCAGTTTTTTAAACTGGGaacctcttttccttttctccctgtttgtttgttttcatttcatgtcTGTGTGTACTTGTAGTGAGGGGAGGACAAGAGTCTTCCTAAAAAGGTTAGTTGTTAGATGGGTGGAAATCGCAGCCATTGAAGTAGTATTGATTCCTTTTTGATTGTTAAGCTGTTGTGAGCCTTCTGCTTACAAAACCAAATATCCACACTTTGGGACTCCAGTTCCAGGGAAATGTTTTCAAATCTGAGATGCAACATTTGAAAAGTGTGTCATAGTAACTGAAGGTGAATTTGGAAATGCTCAGCATTTCACATTCGTTGTTTGGTTTttagctcttcttttttttgtttttctttggaaggaaaaaaggaacaagTACCAAAGGAAGCTGATGCTAGATTGACAGGTGAATGCTGAGCGATGTATTGGCAGTTGTTGATGGGCATCAGGCACTCCCTTACACAAACAGCAACCTATTGTCACTTGCCTGGGAGGCTTGCTATGGCTCCAGCCAAAACCACATGGGAGTAGGGTATTTGATACTGCTTCTTGATTTGGCCAAGCTGCAGCCGTCTCTCCCGATCCCAGTACCTGCTAGACTTGAAACAAAGAGGACTTTATTAGATAAACTCTGTCTTTGCCCGTTCAAAATGTATCAAATGAGTGGTAGAACTATATATGCATACCTTAACAAAAAAGCTGTTCAGGGAAGTGTATGAAGTCATTGAAATGCTCATCAGTTGTCTTATGGAGATTAGGTGGCATGGTAATGGTGAGAAGAACAATGGCATGGGAAGCCGTTGTGCATTGTAGGCACATAAGCATTGATTTGTTATCTTTTTCATTAGCAGTTTGCTTGGAATGAACAGTGCGGTGCAAAATTAGATGCCTTTACTGCCAGCTGCTGcgaaaaataaataattggaCTGATACGTTTGAGAATACACTTAGAAAAATGACTGAAACTACAgatgtctgcatttttttttttaaccatgtCCTCTCGTGTCTTCACAGGTTATGGAGACAAAGGATATGCTTTACATTGTCACAGAGTTTGCAAAGAATGGAGAAATGTTTGGTAAGTCCTCACTTCTGGAGTTAACAGTTCTTTAGATTTAGAAACTGTatcttttttgttgtctttcacGAGTAATATATATATTCTGATTAAAAATCCTGAGTTGACATTATCAGCTGTCAAACAGCGAATACAGCACCTGCAGGTTTATGAAAAATTTCCTCAGGGTGTTTCTAAATCCCATGCCCCTTTTGTTTTGTCTCGCAGATCATCTGACCTCCAATGGGCACTTAAGTGAAAGCGAAGCACGGAAGAAATTCTGGCAGATTCTTTCAGCAGTGGAGTATTGTCACAGCCACCACATAGTGCACAGGGATCTCAAAACGGAGAACCTTCTGCTGGATGCTAACATGAATATCAAGTTAGCAGGTAATAAGAAGTACTTGGTTACTCTATAAACAACATTAGGCATGTAGTCAAATTTTATCTGCCTAGGATGATCCTATGAATGTATTACAGtaactggaaagaaaagttaCAGATATTTCTTTGAACATATCCTTTGGACAAAAGAGAATAGCTTAAGTCAGTAGGAGAGAATGTAACAATACCTCTGTTCCCTTCTCTCCATTTTCCGCTACTTCAGAAACACTAGTGTGTTGAGCGGTGTCTTACCCCAGACTTTTACCTTCATTTCAGACTTTGGCTTTGGAAACTTCTACAAGTCGGGAGAGCCCCTCTCCACTTGGTGTGGAAGCCCACCCTATGCAGCTCCAGAAGTTTTTGAAGGCAAAGAATACGAAGGACCTCACCTTGATATATGGGTGAGCTTGATAGGCCTTAGAAATGGCATTTCACACTTTATGAAATGTGGTCTGTGGGTTCTCAAAATTATTACTTATAGTGGAGTCACTCACATGCTGTACTGTTTTCTGTTGACAGAGCCTTGGGGTGGTGCTGTACGTCCTTGTCTGTGGTTCTCTCCCTTTTGATGGACCCAATTTACCAACTCTGAGACAGAGAGTGCTGGAGGGGCGATTCCGCATCCCTTACTTCATGTCCGAAGGTGCTTTTTCCCGACCTTTAATGTTAGGAAAGGGGCTACAAATAAATGAATAGCACAAATTCCTTTATGGGGCAGTGACAGATGGGACTAGTTTTGCAGCAGGCAATCAATTTGTGTATCCAGTAATTTCTGTAGGGCAGGGCTTATCGTTGAGAGACTGGTTGCACACTTTCTCTGGGATCTGCATTATGGGGTGTCTGAAGGGCTGTAGTTGCCTTTCTGGAAGTATCTCTATGGATTGCAAAAGTACTTGACACCCTACTTGGGGAAATAATCACttgcaaaagagagaaaacaggatTTTAGTGAGACTCGCCTGCGATGCTGAGATGGATGTAGTTATCCTAAGAGATTTCAACTATGCAGAAGGGATATGTTTCAGTGTGGCTATGCTGTCAAGGACAGCAGAAATAGTGGGGCTTAGCACTGTTTCTCGAGCACACCAGCAgtctggagagaaagaggaactGAAGACTATTATCACCTCTCTCTGATTTGGATTTGAAATCAAGTGAATATGTCTCTATCTTCAAGTGAAGAGTATCTTTTGAAGTTTGACCTTTATCAGTTACAGCCATGAACAGCTTGGTTTCCCCTGTTCTAAGCAAATAAGCAGTATATATGGACCAGGAAGTTGCATGTGATGTGTTTCTGTACTAAATTCTGACTTATTTTAAGTGGATGTAACATCATTAAACCTGCATCCACTCCAAACTAGCTCTCCTCCAAGGTGCAAGGTCACCTGAAACCTGCTGGTATCCAGCCCAGTGTCGTTTTCTGTAGTGGCAGGTTGTTTTTGTGAAGTGCATGTGGATGTGTCTTGTGCTCTTTTGAATGGCTGGGTGTCAGCTGCTCAGAAACCTTGAAGTCCTGTTTTCATTGACATCACACACTGTTGCTGGAAAGGTTTCTTAGCAGTGACCTGGAGCTGAACTGTTATTTTTACCTCTTGCTCATGAGTTTGTCTTTGTCACACAGACTGTGAAACACTAATCCGACGGATGTTGGTTGTGGACCCAACCAAGCGAATAACCATTTCCCAAATAAAGCAGCACAAGTGGATGCAAGCTGACCCGTCTCTTCAACAGCAGCAGTCTTTGTCCTTCTCCATGCAAAACTACAACTCCAACCTGGGTGACTACAATGAGCAGGTCCTCGGGATCATGCAAACACTCGGCATCGACAGGCAGAGAACTGTTGAGGTGAGAAGTGCTTGCCCTTTGGATTCATCTTCAGTGACTGCCAGAATGCCAATGGTGCAGTCATACAGATGTCATTCCGTGACTAGCCTTGATCAAGTGTCACAGTGTAGTCAAATCTTCAGAGCCCTTCTGGATTTTTACTTCTATTTTGAGTATGTTATTACGAGGCCTTAGTGATGAGTTTTGGCTGCTTACGTCCTGAGTTACCTATAACTCAAGGGTCCTTTCAATGTCTTCTAGTCTCTGCAAAACAGCAGCTACAACCATTTTGCTGCAATTTATTACCTGCTCTTGGAGCGCCTCAAGGAATACCGAAGCAGCCAGCTATCGAGTCGCCCAGCAACTGGTCGGCAGCAAAGGCCGAGGAGCTCTGAGATCAGCAATGTTGAGGTAAGGAAGGGTATTACTGACTGGGAAGGCCCTGTCCATTGGCTCACTTCTTTTCTGCAACCCTTGCTATGGGAAAATATGAGATGGTGACTCTCAGGTTTCTGAAAGCGGGTTCTGCTATTGGTGCCCTCTGATAGAATGCAGCTTACTCTTCTTCAGCAGGAGGCTGATTGAATACCAATGGCCTGTTTCCTAAGAACTGGCTGTGGGTCTCGGTCCAACGAATAGGCTGCCTCCAGTGCAGGTCAATAATGAGCCAGAACTTCTCATAGAAATTTGCCCTTTTGGGCATGGATCGGTTACACTTCTTTGCTACATTCTCTGTAGGATCCTCACAAGTACTCCCATGAATcactttttgtgttttgctgacatctttttttctcttcctcgcCCCCACCTCCTTTAATGTGTGCTCTGGGTGGCTTTTCAAATTGTACTTGCATTTAAATTGCCTAACTTATGAGGAGTTTTGTCTTTGTGTTGGGGAGGGAGGGCGGTTCTGTTGAGCCACATCTGGTAACGAGGTAGTGGTGGCAGTGGTGGCCCTGCCATGTTGGCTTTGAAAGACTGCTTGTGTTAATTTCCATAGAAAGTACATGGAGAAAGGGGGCTCTGCCATTCTTTGAGCGTCCAGAATCTGAAAAGTCATGCAGACCTGCAGTGTATGTGATGGCTTCTGTACACCGCTGTCTCTCTCCAGATGCCTCAGGACAGTCTCACTAGTGAAACCCTGCGATCATCTCTGCTTTACCAGCAACCTCAGAGCCTGATTCAGCCATCCTTGCAGGCAGAAATGGACTGTGACATGAGCAATCCTTTACAGGTTGGTGTTCTCAGCTAAACCATGTGTTActgttcttttttcccattgttCTGCCAATCCAAAACAACAGGGGTTGTGACTCCGTTGTTCTCTCCCTCCTATCTTTTGTTTGGCATTCGAACATGGTGTCATAGTAGCCTCTCAAACAATAGGTCTGCTGAAGACATGCCAGAGGGCTGTGAAGAGGTATAAAAAGGGAGTGCAGAATTAAGAGAAACACCCTTCAATCTGTGATCTGACATGTTTTGCAGCCTGTGTTCTTTCCTGTGGATCCCAACTTCAATGGGCTCTTCCGGAACCGCTCCATCTCCCCCAACAGCCTTCTGGAGACCACCATTAGCGAGGAAGTAAGGCAAGAGAAGGAGCTGGAAGATGAAATTAAGGCGTATGATCACCCCATCCGCATCCCAAGCAACACCAGCAGGAGGCACACCCTGGCTGAAGTGACCACTCATTTCTATCAGCGTGCCCCTCCATGTAAGTAAGTCTGGGAGCAGTAGGAAGGGCAGCTGGCCATAGTTAAGAGGGAAAGGACAAAGAAGGAACACCATAGCCATCAAATGCCTGGGGGAATTAGGTGCTGATTTTACCTTGACTGGGATAGGAAAGCCCAGAAAAGAGTTCTGTCCTATAAATAAGCATGGCCCTTAAGGAAAAGAAGTCATGCTGTTGTATTTCATCTAGATGACTTTGGAGGGGATTGTTCTCACAGGCAGGACACAACCCTTCTGCTGCGCCAGGGAGAGGTGAGGGCaactgaattaaaaaacaaagtcatCACTAATTGCATTTGATACACATCCAGACCCCATGAACtaagcaaacaagcaaaactgTTCACACAACCATCATGTCCTGTCAAAACTGTTGTACTTAAGAGGCATGGTAGGCCCAATCCAGACTAGCCTGGCGATGCTGGAGTTGCTGGCAGAGCCCTTATAGCTGGATGGGAGCCCAGACTTGGGTTATTCGTTGACAGCCCCTTGCTGGAGTTAAGCCCTATGACAACACAAGTTGCTGGACACCTCTCCAGCTCACAGGTGGTTATTAGTGCCAGCGTAGGTGGACAGAAGGCTCTGATGTCATGTTTGTTCCTTCCTGTACTCATCTTGGGAatgctctttctctccttccttcccctctgtAGGTATAGTCATTTCCTCTTCTGCAAGCCCCACAGAGGGAACTAGTTCAGACAGCTGCCTTACTTCATCTTCAAATGACAGCTCCGTGGCCCTGAGCAGCTGTTTGGCAGGCCAGGCGGTGACAGGGAGCCCAGCCACGGCAAGGATGACGTCGCCCTTCCTAGCGTCTCAGTCTGATGCCCCGGTGTTACAAGCCCAGGGCTGCATGGGAGGGGCTTCTCTCCTGCCTGTCAGCTTCCAAGAAGGAAGGCGAGCATCTGATACCTCATTGACTCAAGGTAATGTCTTACTTTCTTTATTGCACCCTTCCAGCCAACTGCCACTAGAAAGGGGTAGCATGCAAGGTTTCTTGCTTGTCCCTGTTGGTGTTACACTGAGGCCAGCGACCTGGTTATTCTGCCTCTTGCATCCACGGTCCCTAAGGGAGAGTCAGATGCCTGGGGGAGGGTGCCTAGATGAGAGGCTCTCAGGTACTGATTCAGCATGCCGTGAAGATATTTCTGCTGCCGGGAGTGGGCTGGCAGGCTCCACCTTCCCCTTGAAATACAGAGTTCATGACATGGTGATTTCTATCAGGTTTCTCCTTCGCTGTGCCTGTGTCCATCTACACAAGGGTGCAGCTGTCCTAAACCCTGTTGTGTTACATAAATGTTGCCCTGACCGTTGGGCGGAGGAGTAAATGTGAACTGAAGAGTCAGGGGCTCTTGTAGTGCAGTTCGCACGCAAACGAAGGCAGCTGCCCAGAAAGGCTGATCTGTAAAGTAAGATCCTAGGCAAATACTAAGGAGGATTAAAGTGCATTTCTTTTCCTCGTGTCCCACAGGCTTGAAGGCTTTTAGGCAGCAGCTGCGGAAGAACGCTCGAGCCAAGGGGTTTCTCGGCTTGAATAAAATCAAAGGCTTTGCTCGGCAGGTGTGTCAGTCCTCCTCATCTCGGGCAGCAAGGAGTGGCATGAGCCCTTTCCAACACACGCAACCCAACACCTGCATGTACAGCAGCAGCGggagcagcagagaaggaaggagcctcctggaggaggtgctgcagcagcagaggtgaggaGCTGGCCGGGAGGAGGTTTGCTGTTTTCATCGAGTTTGGTTAGGGGTAAGCAAGGAGGAGTAAACGCAACAAAAGAGGTTGGGGAATATGGTTGTTGGGGATTCCTgtcttccctctctgctgtgtggcagcagaTAAAACTGCTTGGCTTCCTTTGTGGCTCCCTGCACCAGTGTATGTAACACAGGACGTGCAGTTCCACTTGAAAATCTGGACATCCAAATATTTGGAGCTTGCTGGATTGAGAAACAATTTGGTACTGTGGGGGAAAACATTACTTCTCCCCATTGCaggctgtgtttttctttgttagtTTTGGGAATGATTTCTTTCCTCGTCTGCCTCCTCCTGTAATTTTCCCATGGCAAGGAAGTGAGACCTTGTAATTTGGAAAAGTTACAGCCCACAAAGGAGGCACAGTTCCAGTGGCCTCAAATGTCATGTGTGGTGGCACCTCTTCATTCCCATAGAAGCAAGATGGAAAATTGAGTTTCCGGTTTATCTGCACACGTAGTCTCTAGAACATCTATTCTTAGCTGGCCAAATGGTGACTAGATAACTTTCTGGTGGTTGTCGCCCTCTCTAGCATGAGGAAAAGCCAAGTGAAAACACATTGGTTGACCTGAGATGGTCAGCTTTCTTTACTTGTACTGGCAAGGTTAGGAGGGGTTTGACAGAGGGAAACAAAGGGGAAAGTTATGGCCAAGGGTATAGggcaagagaggaggaaggaaagccTTAAACCGTTCTAGCAGTGTGAGCTAACCTCTTCCACCTTTGGATTTTGCTCAGAatgctccagctccagcatcACCAGCTACTCCAGACAGCTTGTCCCCAGACTTCTCAGACATCTGCAACAAACAGCAACCCCTCCTCTGATACCGTAGGTACCTGCAAAGCATCCAATTCTCTTCTGTTGTCAGAACTACAAAGAGAGAACTCGTTTGAGCTGGCCTTTGCTGGCAACAGCCAACTGCTCCAACCTCATTTCTTTGGTGTCAGCGTCTCACCAGCGTCCTCGGCAGCTCACCTTCTAGACACTCACCtgtacatcagcagcaatgttTCTCCAGTTGGCACCACCTTCTCTCAGCAACAGAGTTTCTCTGTGCAGTCTCCAAGCTATGACACCGTCGCTCTGCAGCATGGGGACTGCGAGATGGAGGACCTGACTTCCACCCAGCTAGGGAAGTTTGTTCTGGTGAAGTGAGAGCCCCGGCTGCCACAGCTCACGCTGCTCCTGTTGCGAGGAACTTTGGCCGCTGCTCCGCGATGCGTGTGAGTCCGCAGCTGGCTGGGGTTGTCTGGACGAGTGACTCTCAGAAGCAATAAATTTTGTGAAGTATGTGAAGAGGCTGTCTGGCTCAGAAAGCTAGCGACTTTATAGAACTGAAACAAGCAATATGTATGTCTTTTTTTGCTTCTACTATTCTTGCACTGAACATACGAatagaaactgatttttttttaaaaggaaaaataatgatgGGGAATCTGGGTGGGGCATTtgtggggacagggagggaTGTGGTTGGGGAAGAACTCTTCGGTACTGTACTCAAGTCAGACCAATACAGCTCTGCTGTTATGCAAGATTAGCAGCTGTCAATAGTGGTGACACAGCAGGGAGAGGCTTCTCAAAGAAGGGACCAGAGCCTCCCTTTTTCACAATATTCATTTATGGGTTTGTGAAGATGATTACCTCcgttaaagaaaataaacagaaaaccaGTGGCATGCAGCATTATGCATTCATAGAAGACAAAAATGGAAGCATTGCCAtttgttgggttgggtttttttcctttttttctcctgttagcactcattttatttaaaggaaCCAGCATCCCCATTCCACACCTCCCAGATACATATACTTTAAAGGAAAACTGTGAACTTCTTCCTTGCTTACATCAGCTGGAAAAGCTTAAAAAGCCCTTCTAATTTGTACAGAAGTGAGCAATCTATTGAAAGTGTATCCCTTGGTATCAGGATCCAAATTGCATAGCGCCTGGTCTTTTGCAGGGATGTTTGTTCGAGGTGGTACATGTGTGTGTCCCTATACACACGTGCAGATGTGCGTGCACTATGTCGGCCCGAGTAACCTTTAGGAGTCTGTTTATCGATGCTAAGTTGTTTCACACTCTTGCAGAGGCACTGAGGAGAGAAGTGTTGGTGCCGGTGGGGTGACAGGAAgggttttcttttgaaaaagccCTCCTGGAGGTTGCCTACAAAGTTGCCTGAGGGGTGTTTCTTAGTGCTGCACATTGTTATTTCCGCTGCTAATTACGTTTTTATGCATTTCATTATCAGGGTCCAAACAGAACTGACTCTTGGGGAAATGTGCAATATTGAGGTTATAATTACATACTGACAAAGACAAAAGGAATAGGCTAGAATAGACTTCTACTCTAACGGAGTACAGCTATTTCTGAACAAAACTGTATTAAAAGTGAGTGAAAACAGCACAATCTTTgggtgtttgttttgggttggtttgtttttggcATAATaacaaaatgaggttttgaaTTAGATAGATGTTTTTTTGGTATGGTTTTTAATGCTGTATATGTAAATAAATAGGGAGCAGAAAACTATCTAATGCTAGTTACTTTTTATATTTTGTAATATACTTAGGTTGTGTTTCTGGTATAAACCCCACTCCCCTTccaaggcagagcagggcttCTGTTGACATTGGCAGAAGTTACGCTTAGGTATAAAGGGGAGACCAGACTGCGCTCCTACAGAAATGAGCCGGGTAGGGGGTGTAAACTTTGGAAGCAGGTGAGAGCAAAAAGGTGAGCCAGCTTGTGTGGAAGCTGCCACCCGAATGTCAGAAAATAGCTGCATTCTGTCAAAATGCTCCGAGGACCCATCTCTCTAGTGTGACACAGGGTGCCTTCAAGTTACCTTGGCTTCGTGCAACCTGCAGTATTACGCATTTGCAAATCATACAGAGAcctgttcttttgtttgttttgatttttttttttttttaaagaaaaagccaaagatCGACCAGGTTAATTGGTGGGAGTAGGAAGGGTTGAAGATGTCATGTGGCTCTGTCTGTGGCTCTCCATAAACAACCTCTTTATCCATGTGTTGTATCTCTGTGTCTATATTGGTGCATCTCCAGCTTGCCACTGCTGCTACGTGGTCTGGGAACttcaaagtgaaagaaaattgcTTGAGTTGAATTTCTGTTAATGAGTGGTgccttgcagcagagaaaacacCAAAGTCTCATGCTCATTTGTAGTggttttaaaaaacacacaaacccaccaataacaaaacccaacccaaaaacCAGATTGCGTGGAGGTGACTGGAGAGAGGGGCAAGGAGAAGCCAGCTCatcacaaagcagcagctttgccttCAGTTTTGCAAGGGGGAACACACGTACTTAAAACGTGGAATTTCCTCTTCAATATGTGTTTTGTTTAATGCCATGGATCAAAAGGCCACAGattcttttgtttcctgtcCAGAGCAATGACAAGCACTTTACTTTcatagtatttttattttttttttcttttccagttgctgTAGAACCTCTTTGGAATTCTTGCTGGAGCAGAAAGGGGTCATTTTAAAcgtttttgggttttggttggttttttttttttgtaggtgtCTCAACAGTGCTGTTCTGCAGACTGCAATGCAATAGGGTATTTAAAGACACTACGTGATTGGTGTAATTAAGATgtatagtttattttttatcaTGACCGAACgatcattttatttcttatgttaAAATGAGAGGTGTACACCAAAATGATTAGTCGAtgtgttttatttaatatttaaataaaaaacgtTTTAAAGTTGTTGTCCTGCAGCTGATTCTGTGGAGTATTTTCTCCTGATGCATACGCACGACTTGCATAGTTGACACTCATTTCCAAGCCTCAGTCCGTCGGACATTACTGACACTTTCTGTCACACAGTAAATGAAGAGGAACGGCAGGCTCACAAATCTGATAATGGGATATTGAGCCTTTCGCTGGTAGGCAATCTGTCTGAATCTAACCCAAGGCTGTAGTAATCGGGTTATAAAATCTGACAGTAACAGAGGTCTATGGAGTGAAAATGGTCAAGCACGGTTTAGTCGTCACCAGATGAGCACTCCATCCGTGTCACCTTGATCTGAGAGAGGCCCCAGACAGATTAAGGCAGGGATGGAAAaagagcaaaggggaagagagggagggagagattCCAGGGGAGATGGCTTTTCTCCTTTAtgatttgaggaaaaaagcGTACTGGGCAGGTTCAGGCTCAGCTGGCGTGGGGTTGCCTGTGCAGCActggctgccctgccctgtggAGGTGCCTTGGCTCGCTGGAAGCAAGGCATGCTTGTGGGCTTGGGAGGAAACAGCctaaaaggaagggaaggggcCTGTGGGGCCATGCCAAGGGGAGAAT
Above is a window of Colius striatus isolate bColStr4 chromosome 1, bColStr4.1.hap1, whole genome shotgun sequence DNA encoding:
- the SIK1 gene encoding serine/threonine-protein kinase SIK1; the protein is MVIMSEYTSVPAAGPAQQRPLRVGFYDIERTLGKGNFAVVKLARHRVTKTQVAIKIIDKTRLDPSNLEKIYREVQIMKLLNHPHIIKLYQVMETKDMLYIVTEFAKNGEMFDHLTSNGHLSESEARKKFWQILSAVEYCHSHHIVHRDLKTENLLLDANMNIKLADFGFGNFYKSGEPLSTWCGSPPYAAPEVFEGKEYEGPHLDIWSLGVVLYVLVCGSLPFDGPNLPTLRQRVLEGRFRIPYFMSEDCETLIRRMLVVDPTKRITISQIKQHKWMQADPSLQQQQSLSFSMQNYNSNLGDYNEQVLGIMQTLGIDRQRTVESLQNSSYNHFAAIYYLLLERLKEYRSSQLSSRPATGRQQRPRSSEISNVEMPQDSLTSETLRSSLLYQQPQSLIQPSLQAEMDCDMSNPLQPVFFPVDPNFNGLFRNRSISPNSLLETTISEEVRQEKELEDEIKAYDHPIRIPSNTSRRHTLAEVTTHFYQRAPPCIVISSSASPTEGTSSDSCLTSSSNDSSVALSSCLAGQAVTGSPATARMTSPFLASQSDAPVLQAQGCMGGASLLPVSFQEGRRASDTSLTQGLKAFRQQLRKNARAKGFLGLNKIKGFARQVCQSSSSRAARSGMSPFQHTQPNTCMYSSSGSSREGRSLLEEVLQQQRMLQLQHHQLLQTACPQTSQTSATNSNPSSDTVGTCKASNSLLLSELQRENSFELAFAGNSQLLQPHFFGVSVSPASSAAHLLDTHLYISSNVSPVGTTFSQQQSFSVQSPSYDTVALQHGDCEMEDLTSTQLGKFVLVK